A genomic region of Campylobacter corcagiensis contains the following coding sequences:
- the mgtE gene encoding magnesium transporter, with product MEELQDEILEESKEESREERAARKAREAQKALDDHIDDVGEYLSAPDIAYHLRKLKKHDEEIYEEYLHKLDTDDLAEATFDMPNHMLKDMLDVIPRDRMVELFEELESDDQLELLEDLSEINKEEAKKIFDELDDDDKEDILKLSSYEDDEAGAYMQLELFSARLDEQVSVAVDRLRDMRHSGELEVAYQLFAVDEKGYLKYAINLSDLILYNFSLTVEEVVKSAPKDDDFTPITVHDRDKISDVAKIFGDYDLSVVPVVDSRGVLVGRITPDDIHDFMTESATEQIYNLAGVDDEVEDESESLIEVGRSRGAWLGVNLVTAFLASFVIGLFGATIESYVALAVLMPIVSSMGGNVGMQALTVTVRRLALGDINFEHAKEVIKKECSIALLNGAVFALLVALVSFVWFKSAMLGVVIAMAMVINLMIAGLFGAVIPLMLKKFGVDPAVGSSVVLTALTDMIGFFAFLGLATIILL from the coding sequence ATGGAAGAGTTGCAAGATGAGATATTAGAAGAGAGTAAAGAAGAAAGCAGAGAAGAAAGAGCTGCTAGAAAAGCAAGAGAAGCACAAAAAGCTCTTGATGATCATATAGATGATGTTGGGGAGTATTTAAGTGCTCCAGATATTGCCTACCATCTTAGAAAATTAAAAAAACATGATGAAGAAATTTATGAAGAGTATTTGCATAAGCTAGATACGGATGATTTGGCAGAAGCAACATTTGATATGCCAAATCATATGCTTAAAGATATGCTTGATGTTATACCTAGAGATAGGATGGTCGAGCTTTTTGAAGAGCTTGAAAGTGACGATCAACTTGAGCTTTTAGAAGATCTATCTGAAATAAATAAAGAAGAGGCCAAAAAGATCTTTGATGAGCTTGATGATGATGATAAAGAAGATATTTTAAAACTATCATCATATGAAGATGACGAAGCTGGTGCTTATATGCAGCTTGAACTTTTTAGTGCTAGACTTGATGAGCAAGTTAGTGTAGCTGTAGATAGACTAAGAGATATGCGTCATAGTGGTGAATTAGAAGTGGCTTATCAGCTTTTTGCTGTTGATGAAAAAGGGTATTTAAAATACGCTATAAATTTATCTGACCTTATTTTGTATAACTTTAGTCTTACAGTTGAAGAGGTTGTAAAAAGTGCTCCTAAAGATGATGATTTTACTCCTATAACAGTGCATGATAGAGATAAAATTTCAGATGTTGCTAAAATTTTTGGTGATTATGATTTGTCTGTTGTTCCAGTTGTTGATAGTCGTGGGGTTTTAGTAGGGCGAATTACACCTGATGATATCCACGACTTTATGACTGAGAGTGCAACTGAGCAAATTTATAACCTTGCTGGAGTTGATGATGAGGTTGAAGATGAGAGTGAGAGCCTTATAGAAGTAGGGCGTTCAAGGGGAGCATGGCTTGGCGTGAATTTAGTCACAGCTTTTCTTGCTTCATTTGTTATAGGGCTTTTTGGAGCGACTATTGAGTCATATGTGGCTTTAGCTGTTCTTATGCCAATAGTTAGCTCAATGGGGGGAAATGTCGGTATGCAAGCCCTTACTGTAACAGTTAGACGCCTAGCCTTAGGAGATATAAATTTCGAACACGCAAAAGAGGTTATAAAAAAAGAGTGTAGCATAGCTCTTTTAAATGGAGCTGTTTTTGCCTTACTTGTGGCTTTAGTGTCGTTTGTTTGGTTTAAAAGTGCCATGCTTGGTGTTGTAATAGCTATGGCTATGGTTATAAATTTAATGATTGCTGGGCTTTTTGGGGCGGTTATTCCTTTGATGTTAAAGAAA